In Colletotrichum destructivum chromosome 8, complete sequence, the following proteins share a genomic window:
- a CDS encoding Putative UbiA prenyltransferase family, with protein MAPPSSKVTAKESPEKKPLIGEAPPYKPPTKGFLSILPASWVPYAELTRIHQPHGIYMIYFPHLVGLAYAASVQPADLAKPPSELAYCAAAMLGWTVFWRSGVCVWNDNIDQDFDRKTARCRNRPIARGAVSTAQGHVFSLVLDLIAFAWLRLLPRECTLVALGSTVLGMIYPFGKRFTYYPQVILGSTLGSTVALSAYSVGLPALSPPYLSTTACLAAAVLLLVVFYDTVYARQDTADDLKSGVKGMAVRFRDHIEGLLAVLAVSIAALLTTAGVLMEAQQYYYVFSVGGLTMGLISLVALTHWDLLPSWAGSSGWCYALAIANLIGGMASQYVLKGSA; from the coding sequence ATGGCACCTCCATCATCCAAAGTCACTGCAAAGGAAAGCCCCGAGAAGAAACCCCTGATCGGAGAGGCGCCCCCATACAAACCCCCAACAAAGGGCTTCCTGTCCATCCTGCCGGCGTCATGGGTCCCCTACGCCGAGCTCACGCGCATCCACCAGCCGCACGGCATCTACATGATCTACTTCCCACAccttgtcggcctcgcctacgccgcctccgtccaGCCGGCTGACCTGGCGAAGCCCCCCTCCGAGCTGGCCtactgcgccgccgccatgctcGGCTGGACCGTGTTCTGGCGGAGTGGCGTCTGCGTGTGGAACGACAACATCGACCAGGACTTTGACCGCAAGACGGCGCGGTGCCGGAACCGGCCCATCGCGCGCGGCGCCGTCTCGACGGCCCAGGGCCACGTCTTTTCCCTCGTCCTGGACCTCATCGCGTTCGCCtggcttcgtctgctgcctCGGGAGTGCACgctggtcgccctcggcTCGACGGTGCTCGGCATGATCTACCCGTTCGGGAAGCGCTTCACCTACTACCCGCAGGTCATCCTCGGCTCGACCCTCGGATCGACCGTCGCCCTGTCGGCCTACTCCGTCGGCCTGCCGGCCCTCTCCCCGCCGTACCTCAGCACGACGGCGTGCCTCGCGGCCGCGGTCCTgctgctcgtcgtcttctACGACACCGTCTACGCCCGCCAGGACACTGCCGACGACCTCAAGTCGGGCGTCAAAGGCATGGCAGTGCGCTTCAGGGACCACATCgagggcctcctcgccgtcctcgccgtctccatCGCGGCGCTGCTGACCACCGCTGGCGTCCTGATGGAGGCGCAGCAGTACTACTACGTGTTCTCCGTCGGCGGGCTCACCATGGGCCTCATCTCGCTGGTGGCCCTCACGCATTGGGATCTTCTGCCCAGCTGGGCCGGCTCCTCGGGATGGTGCTACgctctcgccatcgccaacctcatcggcggcatggccTCGCAATACGTTCTCAAAGGCTCCGCTTGA
- a CDS encoding Putative zn(2)Cys(6) fungal-type DNA-binding domain-containing protein — protein sequence MTGTTADLHNPLRHACDRCHLQKLRCPRSDASDKSRANEACSRCRKAGVPCVVSVRGKVGRPCKVVKKKPPHGALSTPPPTADVRFTPGEDADAAGGPGVGTGACEMEQPWESSPGDSLATTLVMEPGSLDNTGGLKGMVGIDTGLVSSASYDPHSSGFGHSAVSPPISGTTSYDSFCLTVDDHVDFTSMFLPPNMSGTMASSKLTHHLGDTDSHGDSWMSTAERTTNDAKYLDEALRDAERSEANTSPTPSFCSTTCYGRLLELNVRILSCMTSSGSPEGVNHQIQRDVVGFSGELIEAARESLPHLVGASFPSSISTTRAQTDGRASSCDDAEGSTDSDAGFEYSGMDKRGHLATHSWGQPVPNSAVIFLLVGCYTQILHLLELTINHLSDRFHDTYQHDAGHGNTPSASSVMEASLTVHTVTYLLGRLHKGFVPPRPRGSAQTSIQESFSEHQSWERIFMGHNESEDGLLGRAFDEMKKREQLLVTKMDHLRQMIGEFDS from the exons ATGACCGGTACCACGGCCGACCTACACAACCCTCTGCGCCACGCCTGTGACCGATGCCACCTGCAGAAGCTGCGCTGCCCTCGCTCCGACGCCTCGGACAAGTCCAGGGCCAACGAGGCCTGCTCGCGGTGCCGCAAGGCCGGCGTGCCGTGCGTCGTCAGCGTGCGCGGCAAGGTCGGCCGGCCCTGCAAGGTcgtcaagaagaagccgccgcACGGGGCCCTGTCGACCCCGCCCCCCACGGCCGACGTCCGGTTTACTCCCGGTGAAGACGCGGACGCTgccggcggccccggcgtTGGAACGGGCGCCTGCGAGATGGAGCAGCCGTGGGAGTCGTCCCCGGGGGACTCCCTCGCCACCACGCTGGTCATGGAGCCTGGCTCCCTAGACAACACGGGGGGGCTCAAGGGCATGGTTGGCATCGACACGGGGCTGGTCTCGAGCGCCTCCTATGATCCGCACTCGAGCGGCTTCGGGCATTCGGCGGTCAGCCCACCGATATCGGGAACG ACGTCCTACGATTCCTTCTGCCTCACCGTTGACGATCACGTCGATTTCACCTCGATGTTTCTCCCACCCAACATGAGCGGcacgatggcctcctcgaaaCTCACACATCACCTTGGCGATACCGACAGTCACGGGGATTCGTGGATGTCCACAGCGGAAAGAACTACAAACGACGCAAAATatctcgacgaggccctccgTGACGCCGAGAGATCCGAAGCAAACACATCACCCACACCTTCTTTCTGCAGTACGACTTGTTACGGGAGGTTGCTGGAGCTGAACGTCCGGATCCTCAGTTGCATGACGAGCTCCGGGTCCCCCGAGGGGGTGAATCATCAGATCCAGAgagacgtcgtcggcttTTCCGGCGAGCTgatcgaggcggcgcgggagaGCTTGCCGCATCTCGTGGGCGCCTCGTTTCCCTCAAGCATATCCACCACAAGAGCGCAGACTGACGGCCGCGCAAGCAGCtgcgacgacgccgagggcagTACAGACTCGGACGCTGGGTTCGAATATTCCGGAATGGACAAGCGAGGTCATCTTGCGACTCATTCGTGGGGTCAGCCAGTCCCCAATTCGGCCGTCAttttcctcctcgtcggctgTTACACCCAGATCCTGCACCTCCTCGAGTTGACGATAAACCACCTGTCGGACCGGTTTCATGACACTTATCAGCACGACGCCGGCCATGGGAACACGCCTTCCGCCAGCTCCGTGATGGAGGCGTCGCTGACCGTCCACACGGTCACCTATCTTCTCGGCCGCTTACACAAAGGTTTCGTTCCACCGAGACCCAGAGGAAGTGCCCAAACTTCTATACAGGAGTCTTTTTCTGAGCATCAGAGCTGGGAGAGAATCTTCATGGGACACAACGAGTCGGAAGATGGTCTCTTGGGGCGGGCATtcgacgagatgaagaagcgGGAGCAGTTGCTGGTGACCAAGATGGATCATCTCCGACAGATGATAGGTGAATTTGATAGCTGA